The following are from one region of the Gryllotalpicola protaetiae genome:
- the pknB gene encoding Stk1 family PASTA domain-containing Ser/Thr kinase has product MTNTSQTDPLLGRLIDGRYQVRSRIARGGMATVYLATDLRLERRVALKVMHSHLADDTNFRSRFVQEARSTARLAHPNVVNVFDQGQDDDMAYLVMEYLPGITLRDLLRDYGKLTPEQTIDIMENVLAGLAAAHRAGIVHRDLKPENVLLADDGRIKLGDFGLARAAANATGTGQALLGTIAYLSPELVTRGIADTRSDIYAIGIMIYEMLTGEQPFQGEQPMQIAYQHANDSVPRPSLKNPLVPPQLDDLVLWATSKDPEQRPADARALLDKLYEVEHAIHAAPAEPGLDATRVIPPTANDTLATTVLAPAAAPLVPAPQFAGPAAQVRSEATATDAVSKLAAVGRHRRGRGWWLLAALLVVAGAAGGTGWYFGAGPGALVAVPALVEKTADAATAALKNVELVGKQNPVYSCAVPEGHVARVRPEPGRLLHKGSTVTIDVSRGHEPNQIPKLGGLPAADAKRAITDAKSLVGTQVDQQFSSSVANGAVIAATKASDNTDITGGGPYTQCDTVNLVISVGPVPDVVGQPLADAQAAIKKAGLAYGQGQSKYDDTVPKGAVISQEPANSGPVHLGDTILLDVSQGPQLYPVPDVTGMTPDDAKQTLTKAGFTVTVPNTFSGLPIGVFANGMIVVSKEDPPASDDPSQKKGTNITLTLGLKG; this is encoded by the coding sequence GTGACCAACACGAGCCAGACCGACCCCCTGCTCGGCCGTCTCATCGACGGCCGATACCAGGTGCGCTCGCGCATTGCGCGCGGCGGTATGGCCACCGTGTACCTCGCGACCGATCTGCGCCTCGAACGGCGTGTCGCACTGAAGGTGATGCACAGCCACCTCGCCGACGACACGAATTTCCGGAGCCGCTTCGTTCAGGAAGCGCGGTCGACCGCCCGCCTCGCGCACCCCAACGTCGTGAACGTCTTCGACCAGGGCCAGGACGACGACATGGCCTACCTGGTCATGGAGTACCTGCCGGGCATCACGCTGCGCGACCTGCTGCGCGACTACGGCAAGCTCACGCCGGAGCAGACGATCGACATCATGGAGAACGTGCTGGCCGGTCTCGCCGCCGCGCACCGCGCCGGCATCGTGCACCGCGACCTGAAACCCGAGAACGTGCTGCTGGCCGACGACGGCCGCATCAAGCTCGGCGACTTCGGCCTCGCTCGGGCAGCCGCGAACGCGACGGGCACCGGTCAGGCGCTGCTCGGCACGATCGCCTACCTCTCCCCCGAGCTCGTCACCCGCGGCATCGCCGACACGCGCAGCGACATCTACGCCATCGGCATCATGATCTACGAGATGCTCACCGGCGAGCAGCCGTTCCAGGGCGAGCAGCCGATGCAGATCGCCTATCAGCACGCCAACGACTCCGTGCCGCGGCCGAGTCTCAAGAATCCGCTCGTCCCGCCGCAGCTCGACGACCTCGTGCTGTGGGCGACCAGCAAGGACCCCGAGCAGCGGCCGGCCGATGCGCGCGCACTGCTCGACAAGCTGTACGAGGTCGAGCACGCGATCCACGCTGCGCCGGCCGAGCCCGGGCTCGACGCGACGCGCGTGATCCCGCCGACCGCGAACGACACGCTGGCGACGACCGTGCTCGCGCCCGCCGCGGCGCCGCTCGTGCCCGCGCCGCAGTTCGCCGGGCCTGCCGCGCAGGTGCGCAGCGAGGCGACCGCGACGGACGCCGTGAGCAAGCTCGCCGCCGTCGGCCGTCACCGCCGCGGCCGCGGCTGGTGGCTGCTCGCCGCCCTGCTCGTGGTCGCCGGCGCCGCCGGCGGGACCGGCTGGTACTTCGGCGCCGGCCCTGGAGCGCTCGTCGCCGTCCCCGCGCTCGTCGAGAAGACGGCGGATGCCGCAACCGCGGCGCTCAAGAACGTGGAGCTCGTGGGGAAGCAGAACCCCGTCTACAGCTGCGCCGTGCCGGAGGGGCACGTCGCCCGCGTGCGGCCGGAACCGGGTCGGCTGCTTCACAAGGGCAGCACGGTGACGATCGACGTCTCGCGCGGCCATGAGCCCAATCAGATCCCGAAGCTCGGCGGCCTGCCTGCCGCCGACGCGAAGCGGGCGATCACCGATGCGAAGTCGCTCGTCGGCACCCAGGTCGACCAGCAGTTCAGCTCGAGCGTCGCGAACGGCGCGGTGATCGCGGCCACCAAGGCCTCCGACAACACCGACATCACCGGCGGCGGCCCGTACACCCAGTGCGACACGGTCAACCTGGTGATCTCGGTCGGCCCCGTCCCCGACGTCGTCGGGCAGCCGCTCGCCGACGCGCAGGCCGCGATCAAGAAGGCCGGCCTCGCCTACGGGCAGGGCCAGTCGAAGTACGACGACACGGTGCCGAAGGGCGCGGTCATCTCGCAGGAGCCGGCGAACTCCGGCCCCGTGCACCTCGGCGACACGATCCTGCTCGACGTGTCGCAGGGCCCCCAGCTCTACCCGGTTCCCGACGTCACCGGCATGACACCGGACGACGCGAAGCAGACGCTCACGAAGGCGGGCTTCACGGTGACGGTGCCGAACACCTTCTCGGGTCTGCCCATCGGCGTCTTCGCGAACGGCATGATCGTCGTCAGCAAGGAAGACCCACCCGCGAGCGACGACCCGTCGCAGAAGAAGGGCACCAACATCACTCTGACGTTGGGCCTCAAGGGCTGA
- a CDS encoding Rv2175c family DNA-binding protein: MASPSPERTWLTMPELVEILGVSPSRVRRLIEDRQLLGRRRDGVLSVPADFISGGQPLSELRGTLMVLGDAGFTDDEAIDWLLSEDEALGAAPIDALRSGRKTEVRRVAQALG, translated from the coding sequence ATGGCTTCTCCGTCGCCTGAGCGCACCTGGCTGACCATGCCCGAGCTCGTCGAGATTCTGGGCGTCTCGCCCTCCCGTGTCCGCAGACTGATCGAAGACCGGCAGCTGCTCGGTCGGCGCCGCGATGGCGTGCTGTCGGTGCCGGCCGACTTCATCTCGGGGGGCCAGCCGCTCAGCGAGCTGCGCGGCACCCTGATGGTGCTCGGCGATGCCGGCTTCACCGACGACGAGGCCATCGACTGGCTGCTGTCGGAGGACGAGGCGCTCGGTGCCGCACCGATCGACGCGCTGCGCAGCGGCCGCAAGACCGAGGTGCGCCGCGTGGCTCAGGCCTTGGGCTGA
- a CDS encoding polyprenyl synthetase family protein, whose amino-acid sequence MADNVRLVDLVQSRLDGFLDDRSSIVTSVGDDVTALLDDSRRFLSGGKRFRAQFCHWGWRAVAGARETPVTQRELDAVIGAASALELFHAAALVHDDVIDSSDTRRGEPSAHRRFAERHGARRWAGDAGAFGTSSAILLGDLLLGWSDELLDDALFGLGDADRARAARHLFNTMRTDVTAGQYLDVLEENAWVERDEQQLLEAARRVVVFKSAKYSIEAPLQIGAAIAGASEAQLATLSEFGLPLGIAFQLRDDLLGVFGDAAVTGKPSGDDLREGKRTVLVALTRSRVSPSVRRVFDDLLGDPQLTTEQVLMLQGAMRDSGAVDEIEAIIEREVRSANAALDEASLAPEAIAALRRLTARVTDREA is encoded by the coding sequence GTGGCGGACAACGTGAGACTCGTCGATCTGGTGCAATCCCGTCTCGACGGATTCCTCGATGACCGCTCATCCATTGTCACGAGCGTGGGCGACGATGTGACCGCTCTGCTCGACGACTCGCGGCGATTTCTCAGCGGTGGCAAGCGATTCCGGGCCCAGTTCTGCCATTGGGGGTGGCGGGCCGTCGCCGGCGCCCGCGAGACGCCCGTGACGCAGCGCGAGCTCGACGCCGTGATCGGCGCCGCGAGCGCACTCGAGCTGTTCCATGCCGCCGCCCTCGTGCACGACGACGTCATCGACAGCTCGGACACCAGGCGGGGCGAGCCGAGCGCACATCGCAGGTTCGCGGAGCGTCATGGGGCGCGCCGGTGGGCGGGCGACGCAGGCGCCTTCGGCACCTCCTCCGCGATCCTGCTCGGCGATCTGCTGCTCGGGTGGAGCGACGAGCTTCTCGACGACGCGCTGTTCGGCTTGGGCGATGCGGATCGCGCGCGCGCCGCGCGGCACCTGTTCAACACCATGCGAACGGATGTCACGGCCGGGCAGTACCTCGACGTGCTCGAAGAGAACGCATGGGTCGAGCGCGACGAGCAGCAGCTGCTCGAGGCCGCGCGCCGCGTCGTCGTCTTCAAATCGGCGAAGTACAGCATCGAGGCGCCGCTGCAGATCGGCGCGGCGATCGCTGGGGCGAGCGAAGCCCAGCTCGCGACACTCAGCGAATTCGGGCTTCCGCTCGGCATCGCCTTCCAGCTGCGCGACGATCTGCTCGGGGTGTTCGGCGACGCGGCCGTCACCGGGAAGCCGAGCGGCGACGATCTGCGCGAGGGCAAGCGCACCGTGCTGGTCGCGCTCACCCGCAGCCGCGTCAGCCCGTCGGTGCGGCGGGTCTTCGACGACCTGCTCGGCGACCCTCAGCTCACGACCGAGCAGGTGCTGATGCTGCAAGGCGCCATGCGCGACTCCGGCGCCGTCGACGAGATCGAGGCGATCATCGAACGCGAGGTGCGCAGCGCGAACGCGGCTCTCGACGAAGCATCCCTCGCCCCAGAGGCGATCGCCGCACTGCGGCGACTGACCGCGCGCGTGACCGACCGCGAGGCGTGA
- a CDS encoding DUF3040 domain-containing protein: MPLSEHEQRLLDEMERNLYQNDADFVANISQTPRRKPAYRAIVLGVLVAVVGVAALILGVAIRLPVVGILGFLFMFAGVLLAITPGRRRGHDALFDAEGGAAQPGGRGRQKNSDFMDRMGERWDKRQDGDR; this comes from the coding sequence ATGCCGCTTTCGGAGCACGAGCAGCGCCTTCTCGACGAGATGGAGCGCAACCTCTACCAGAACGACGCGGACTTCGTGGCGAACATCAGTCAGACGCCCCGGCGCAAGCCCGCATACCGCGCCATCGTGCTCGGCGTGCTCGTCGCCGTCGTCGGCGTCGCCGCCCTGATCCTCGGCGTCGCGATCCGGCTGCCCGTCGTCGGCATCCTCGGCTTCCTCTTCATGTTCGCCGGCGTGCTGCTCGCCATCACCCCCGGTCGTCGCCGTGGTCACGATGCGCTGTTCGACGCAGAGGGCGGCGCCGCGCAGCCCGGCGGCCGCGGGCGTCAGAAGAACTCCGACTTCATGGACCGCATGGGCGAGCGGTGGGACAAGCGCCAGGACGGCGACCGCTGA
- the mraZ gene encoding division/cell wall cluster transcriptional repressor MraZ, giving the protein MFLGTYTPKLDDKGRVILPAKFRGELAGGVVLTRGQERCIYVFSRDEFAAMHEKIRQAPVTSKQARDYLRVFLSGASDEAPDAQNRISIPPALRAYAGLTKDLAVIGAGSRAEIWDAQAWEAYLAAQESAFADTAEEVIPGLF; this is encoded by the coding sequence ATGTTCCTCGGCACCTACACCCCGAAGCTCGACGACAAGGGGCGCGTCATCCTTCCGGCCAAGTTCCGTGGAGAGCTCGCGGGCGGCGTCGTCCTGACCCGTGGCCAGGAGCGCTGCATCTACGTCTTCAGCCGGGACGAGTTCGCCGCGATGCACGAGAAGATCCGCCAGGCGCCCGTCACCAGCAAGCAGGCGCGCGACTACCTGCGCGTCTTCCTCTCGGGCGCGAGCGACGAGGCGCCCGATGCCCAGAACCGCATCTCGATCCCCCCGGCGCTGCGCGCCTACGCGGGCCTCACCAAGGACCTCGCCGTCATCGGCGCGGGCAGCCGCGCCGAGATCTGGGACGCGCAGGCCTGGGAGGCGTACCTCGCCGCCCAGGAGAGCGCGTTCGCCGACACCGCGGAGGAGGTGATCCCCGGCCTCTTCTAG
- the rsmH gene encoding 16S rRNA (cytosine(1402)-N(4))-methyltransferase RsmH, whose product MDASQLHIPVMLERCLELLAPAIGRPGAVLVDGTLGLGGHSEAMLERFPELTLIGLDRDPEALRLAGERLARFGERFRPVHTTYDGIDSAIAELGYDAIDGALYDLGVSSMQLDLPERGFSYSKDAPLDMRMDTTAELTAERIVAEYPEAELRRIFRDYGEEKLAQRYASFIVKARAQHPITRTMQLVDVLQAATPAAISKQGHPAKRVFQALRIEVNQELAVLERAIPRAVDALNVGGRLVVMSYQSLEDRIVKRVFQARSRSTAPVGLPVELPEHRPELRLLTRGAELAGDDEKERNPRSAPVRLRAVERVRENVRGAS is encoded by the coding sequence ATGGATGCCTCCCAGCTGCACATCCCCGTCATGCTCGAGCGCTGCCTCGAGCTGCTCGCCCCCGCGATCGGCCGGCCGGGCGCCGTCCTCGTCGACGGCACGCTCGGCCTCGGCGGCCACTCCGAGGCGATGCTCGAGCGATTCCCCGAGCTGACGCTCATCGGCCTCGACCGCGACCCTGAGGCGCTGCGGCTCGCGGGGGAGCGGCTCGCGCGTTTCGGCGAGCGCTTCCGGCCCGTGCACACGACCTACGACGGCATCGACTCCGCGATCGCCGAGCTCGGCTACGACGCGATCGACGGGGCGCTCTACGACCTCGGCGTCAGCTCGATGCAGCTCGACCTGCCAGAGCGAGGCTTCTCGTACTCCAAGGACGCGCCTCTCGACATGCGGATGGACACGACGGCGGAGCTCACCGCGGAGCGCATCGTCGCCGAGTACCCGGAGGCCGAGCTGCGGCGCATCTTCCGCGACTACGGCGAGGAGAAGCTCGCACAGCGGTACGCGTCGTTCATCGTGAAGGCGAGGGCGCAGCATCCGATCACCCGCACCATGCAGCTGGTCGACGTGCTGCAGGCCGCGACGCCTGCCGCGATCAGCAAGCAGGGGCACCCGGCCAAACGCGTCTTCCAGGCGCTGCGCATCGAGGTCAACCAGGAGCTCGCGGTGCTCGAGCGGGCGATCCCGCGCGCGGTCGACGCCCTGAACGTCGGTGGGCGACTCGTCGTGATGTCGTACCAGTCGCTCGAGGACCGCATCGTCAAGCGCGTCTTCCAGGCGCGGTCACGATCGACCGCGCCTGTGGGACTGCCGGTGGAGCTGCCTGAGCACCGACCGGAGCTCAGACTGCTGACCCGCGGTGCAGAGCTCGCCGGCGACGACGAGAAGGAACGGAACCCGCGCAGCGCGCCGGTACGGCTGCGCGCCGTCGAGAGAGTCAGAGAGAACGTGAGGGGGGCGTCATGA